The Tribolium castaneum strain GA2 chromosome 3, icTriCast1.1, whole genome shotgun sequence sequence aatagaaaaatcaaaaaagggCTTAATCATTGCTTTGAGGTTTGTTTCGTTATGCAATTACTCGAAAATagatgaaacaataatttttgaaagaaatatcACAGAAAATACCCAACTTGAGCTTGTCAGGTGTCATTTATAAAAGTGGTGGTAAATCGctgaatttacaaaaaaattaaaatccttCAGCTTCCAACGACTACTCTCATTGGAAAGGAGCCAAACCTAGACATTTTGGTACAAAATTGCCTTAAAATGGAATTTTGGACGACCCTAACCTCATTTTTCTAGCACCAATGTTTGATGTGGTGATTTAGACTTGAATATGTACGAATTTAACCCTTTCCGCTTGTTTAAAGTGGGGGCGCAAAAGCCCTCAAGCTGTGACTACCTCTTCGACTGTATGAAAAAAGACGCTCCAGGACTATACAAGTGCGAGAACTGCGAGTTCACCGCATTCCTCAAAGTCAATTTAACAATCCACACTGCGATGTTCCACCACTCAACTGGCAAAAACTTCACCTTTGATAACTTCCTCACAAGCGCGAACGAAACTTACAACATGACAAACATCCTAAAATTCCACCATTGTCTCGACTGCGATTTCGGCACCTATTCGCTACTTTTGTTTGCCCGCCACCAATTCGACCACCACGCGGTCAAACCCAAGCCAAAAATGCCCAAAATCGAGTCGAAAATCCCCCGAAAAACGCGCGCCCACATCAACTATCGGGCCTTCAAACGCAACGAATTGTTCGAATGTAGTCAATGCAATGCCAAAACTAGGAGCGCCTACAGTTTGATGAAACACATAGAGGTGTTGCACGGGTTTGTGGACGAGTTTAAGGTTTTCACGTGCGAGAAATGCCCTTTTAAGTCGCAGTATGAGGGGGCGCTTAAAAAGCACCTGAAACGGCACGAGGCCGAAAGCAGCGACGAGTGGTTCACGTGCGACCAGTGCCCCTATAAGAGCAAACAGCAGAACTACCTGCAAAGGCACGTTAAAGCCAATCACActgattcaaaaaaatatgggtGCGAGCATTGCGACTACAAAGCTAAGACCAAATGCACTCTGAAGGACCATGTTATTTCCAGGCACACTGCTCTGGAAAATATCAACTGGTTTTTGTGCGAACTGTGCGCCTACAAGTGCAAGCATAAGCGAAATCTGATGCAACACAAGCGGGGAAAACATAAACTGAAAGTTTAAGGACTGTTTCAgagattattatttattacaaacagTTAATTATTCAAAGTTTATTTCCCGGTGTTTCTAAAATTAActacaatacaaatttttaaaaaattcttcaaacccaaagtctttaaaagacgctcaagcgacggatttgcttcatAATGCAGATGATCTAGTCTTGTAAAGTTAATTTGTACCTAAACCATTGAAGTTAAAAATATGGTGTGGACTTTTTTATTccttatgaaaatatttattttttaattatctatataattttttgcatgttTGCAAATGAAATAAAGAAGTTATTACGTTGTGaaacatttgttttatttatttctctgaAATTTCGCCAAACCCGCCGGCTACAAAGTTATGTAATTTACTGTAATATATTACCCAAAAAGGGACCGCCAGGAGCCACGAATTTTTGCCTCAACGGGCCGTTTTGGGTACAATTTATGCACACGTTCTTTATTGGATAATATCATTTATTAGAATACTGACAAGAAACGTAAGAATTATTTCTTTCTATCCAAGATGATTCAAATTTGGATCAATTTTGGTAGTATctaatttggtgatttaactttttgcgCGGGCAGCACTGCACCGAAATGGCTACCGTAAAAAATGGAGGTCATCGCTCCGCCACaaatgtttgtatttttttgtaaataaagcgCCAAAAATAACTGATTTGTCCATTGTTATGCTTTTAGTAGTAATAGGGGCCACTAAACCAACCCAAACCGTCCAACCatgttggaaaaaattgaactCTTCAATTGCGAAGACTCgacaattttttcacaatatCGGTGCAAACTGTGCCCGTTTTATTCCAATTTTCTAATAGCTTTACACTCACACGTCCAAAAAGCCCATTCCATCGAGGGCCAGCTCTCTGTAGTCACCTTCAAGCTCCACAGATGCGCGAACTGTGGTCTTGAGACTTTTTCACACTTGGTCTACTTACGACACGTCCGTACTTGCCCTAATAGATGTAAACGGTCCGAATTTCGGAGGGTGCGTATCAGGGGCTCAAAATGGTACAAGTGCCCCCACTGTTGCTACAAGTCCAAGCAAAGCGGGGGCGTAAAAGCGCACATTATCGCCCGGCACACGTCGTTTGAGGAAACTAATTGGTTCGAGTGCGATTACTGTGCCTTCAGGACCAAAACCAAGggcgatttgaaaaaacacaccCAGCGAATTCATACGCGGGAAGGTGTCGacaattacaaaaagtttCAGTGCGACTTGTGCCCTTTTCAAACTAAGAGGAGACCCTCTTTACGCATGCACATGATAACGCAACACACAAACTGCAACCAAACGGTTGTAAAGACAGAGGTGTTGTATTACTGCACTGTTTGCGAATACAAAACCAAGCGTTCAGATAACTTGAAAACACACGTCAGGGAACAACATGCAGCACCTGACGATATTGAATGGTTTGAGTGCGACCAGTGTGAGTACAGAGCCAAAAGGGGGCACAGGCTGAAGGAGCACAAGTTAATGAAACACACGGACTTGGACAGGATCCAGTGGTTCAAATGCGGGCATTGTGCATACAAAGGCAAGCTGAAGGCGAACCTGAAGGCCCACATTTTAACGAAACATATTGACTTAGACTTGCAGCTTTTATAGGGCTTTACTTTTTATATAACAAAGTGTTTATGAACTGTTACGACTGTGtatagatttttattaataaagcgGTATTTTGCGGGCATGGttgttttttggaaatttttgaaaaaatatgaaacgtGGCTGTTAGGGATTTAGCACCACGTATgcttgtttcatttaaaaattattctcaatttttgttcaatCAGAGACACACTGTAACATATCACGGAACGCTTTAGGGAGCCCCAAAAACGGTTTTGCCCCATTTTCTTGAGTTTTACAAAGCGTTCAAAATCCATACCGCCCTAAAAACCTAAAGATTTGACGTGGCGGCAAGAGTGGGGTTACCAGCTGTCAACGTGTGACGGCTACATGGCATAAGTGCGGTTATTTCGTTTTTGTAGTTGattattttgtgtaataattgAGTGAAAGAAATGTCGGGTCAATGGGAAGTTGTTGgcaaaaaaaaggaaaagggAGCCAAGGATTTAAGTCAAAAAGTTGGCAAACAAAGTAGAAACAAACCGGAAAATTTGAATGTAAAAGTTGAGGATGTTTGTAAGTTGAGTATGAATCAAAAGTTCGAAAATAATGCTGCGTTTAAGTGGCGAAATCCCAAGTCAAAAACCTGTATTCCAacggaaaaaataaagaaaacaaaccGGTGGAAGTAAAAAAAGATGCGGGCCCCAAAAAAGCGAAAGTTCAAGATAAGGTGCAGGAGGCCAAGCCTAAGGCGCCCAAATCGCTCGAAAGTGCActtaatttggtaatttttcatgaaattaagttggttaCATTACACCAACAGTGCCGTTAACTTAATTccttaattgtaatttttccaGATTGACAGTGATGCGTTCAAAAACATCTTTGAGAAAAACAAGACGCAATTTCCCGACGCCCCTATCGTGTGGTTGAAGGAACTGTCTTCCTTTTTGAACCAAAAACTCACTGTCAGGTACATGATTCCGTTTTTGCCTCAAAACCCGATAACTATCCGTTGAAAATTGTGCCCTCTGGAGTTCTATCTGTGATTGAGAAAGTGGCCCAAGTTGTGGATAAAAACAACCTTTTGGTGTTTTACGACATTGCCTTAACATCAATGGCCACTgatatgagcaaaaatttGCCAGCGTTAGGTTACAAGTTGTTTCTGCAACACATCGCCTTAAAGGAACCTAAATTAATTCGTGCCAATTTGGGGAAATATTGTGTCTTGCGAACGTCTTATCAGAACCGACCAAACATCGGATTATCAATTTTATGGGCTGTAGGACAGGCTGGGATTAGGGATTTTCAGACGGGATTAGCTAGTGGgtttatgattttttgtgGGTTATCAAGTTTAaattgtttcagtttttcaggaGTTAATGTTACCGttaattgaattgaaaaattattcacgATTTATCGTCCAGTATTTGATTAAGTTAATTTCGGGGGCTGACCAAGCGACAGTTAGTAAAGAACAGTTCGTTTCACTTCTTGATGTTGTGTTTTCGAGCAAGAAAAACTTTCCCAGTGATCTTAAACAAGATCTCGTGACAGTTGTACCAACTTTGAAGTCGTTCCTAGCGACCAGTAAAGAGCCAACTTGTGTCGActtttatttgaagaaaatacCAACTGTTGGAAACGACTCGTTTAAAGACTGTTTATGTGACGTTATCGTTGATGGTTTTAATCGAGATCAGAGCAGTTTGGAGAGTTGGGGAAAAAATTATAGTAAGAACGTCACCTCAAGTGCCATTCTTCTTAAATATATTGgttggtgttttttacttttttatattattaacatttgattttatttttttcagcgaaaaattggcaaactctttcttgtaaaataaataagaaagtGTTGGCGCATACACTTAACCAAATTCTTCTCGAAAGTAACGAATTGAGGACTAGGAAAAAGAAAGACGAAGGTTTGATTGAAGCCATTCGTGTATCAGaggtatttattatttattaagcgAAAAATATCTAGgttagttttacttttttcaccAGCGTGACAATTAAATCTGCTCGAAAGTGAAAACTTTCACCAAATTCTTTCTCAAatggttattttaaattaatactt is a genomic window containing:
- the LOC100141709 gene encoding zinc finger Y-chromosomal protein, producing MYEFNPFRLFKVGAQKPSSCDYLFDCMKKDAPGLYKCENCEFTAFLKVNLTIHTAMFHHSTGKNFTFDNFLTSANETYNMTNILKFHHCLDCDFGTYSLLLFARHQFDHHAVKPKPKMPKIESKIPRKTRAHINYRAFKRNELFECSQCNAKTRSAYSLMKHIEVLHGFVDEFKVFTCEKCPFKSQYEGALKKHLKRHEAESSDEWFTCDQCPYKSKQQNYLQRHVKANHTDSKKYGCEHCDYKAKTKCTLKDHVISRHTALENINWFLCELCAYKCKHKRNLMQHKRGKHKLKV
- the LOC135265233 gene encoding zinc finger Y-chromosomal protein-like; this translates as MLEKIELFNCEDSTIFSQYRCKLCPFYSNFLIALHSHVQKAHSIEGQLSVVTFKLHRCANCGLETFSHLVYLRHVRTCPNRCKRSEFRRVRIRGSKWYKCPHCCYKSKQSGGVKAHIIARHTSFEETNWFECDYCAFRTKTKGDLKKHTQRIHTREGVDNYKKFQCDLCPFQTKRRPSLRMHMITQHTNCNQTVVKTEVLYYCTVCEYKTKRSDNLKTHVREQHAAPDDIEWFECDQCEYRAKRGHRLKEHKLMKHTDLDRIQWFKCGHCAYKGKLKANLKAHILTKHIDLDLQLL
- the Tmem214 gene encoding LOW QUALITY PROTEIN: transmembrane protein 214-B (The sequence of the model RefSeq protein was modified relative to this genomic sequence to represent the inferred CDS: inserted 1 base in 1 codon); this translates as MSGQWEVVGKKKEKGAKDLSQKVGKQSRNKPENLNVKVEDVLAKSQVKNLYSNGKNKENKPVEVKKDAGPKKAKVQDKVQEAKPKAPKSLESALNLIDSDAFKNIFEKNKTQFPDAPIVWLKELSSFLNQKLTVXVHDSVFASKPDNYPLKIVPSGVLSVIEKVAQVVDKNNLLVFYDIALTSMATDMSKNLPALGYKLFLQHIALKEPKLIRANLGKYCVLRTSYQNRPNIGLSILWAVGQAGIRDFQTGLAIFQELMLPLIELKNYSRFIVQYLIKLISGADQATVSKEQFVSLLDVVFSSKKNFPSDLKQDLVTVVPTLKSFLATSKEPTCVDFYLKKIPTVGNDSFKDCLCDVIVDGFNRDQSSLESWGKNYSKNVTSSAILLKYIAKNWQTLSCKINKKVLAHTLNQILLESNELRTRKKKDEGLIEAIRVSEELLGKMANKKSSRSWFKFLFYTTTLLLAIYIYADTKQAGSWQKSNTRKFLVETGVYDYTHKAVGKVQEGWLVVDNKIKENFPTYRQAVIEFSEPYIEFFNSFGQILCNLFANIKEAVIEKYPVVVKSIDSYAPGVVEQSQNAVSTAWSSSVFYVNRSIDYLRTEVFVGQLSPENMQRVVYEAFNTTQTKATEYYHWLYEKVQNTIK